The window GCTTTCGCGACCAATCAACGTCTTATTTTTAAGTGATATGATTTGGTTGCCTCTTTGTATATCAATTCTTTGTACATTTCTAAGCTTACCATTGATCATGTGGTCTTGAATTAAATTAGATTGTCCGTTTATCTTTAGTATAATATCTCCTTCTTTTAACCCCGACGAATAAGCTAAAGAAAGATATTCAACGTCAACAACTTCCGTTTGACCGTTTTCATTCTTTTCTACACGTGCACCATTAAAAATATCAAATACATAGATATATGAAATATAGATCACAAATAAAAAAGATAAAAATACAAGAAACGTGGACAATTTTGTATAGGTAAGCTTCATTTTTAAAACATCCTTAAGAAAGATCATTAAATCATCATACAGGTTTGAACTTTAAATTAATACTCCCAGATGTATTTTGCATTCATGTATTCTTTTTTTACCCCCTGTATAATGGCTGCAGTTGTTTGTGCATCAGCATGAATTAAGCTTGCATTTCCAGATATCAATTCATCGACCACACCTGGGTTTTTTATTAGATATGCAATGATATTTTGAATGTTCAATCATTGCCCTCCTTTGTCATAAATGCATACAATTGTTCCTTATTTGTTTTAGGTAAATCAAGTTGTTCAATCCCTTGCCTCATTTTTAACAGCATAATCTCTCTCATTGATACCATGTACTGAGTCAAACCAGCTTCAAGTAATTTCTGCTTCAGCTGAAATGACTTTTGTTCTGACTCATCTAAACGACCGGAAAAGAACGTAAGAAGCTCTTGACTGGCATCGTTAAAACCTCTTTGTAAATAGCTAAATGCCAGCGTTTGTTTTTTTAGAAAATCTCCGTTTGTTTTCGAAAATAACGCAAAAAAATCGTTACTGATCTGTTCAGCAACACCATAACATATTGAATATGATTCCACAGTTGAGTTGATTTTTCTCGTCGCTAAATAAACACCCAGTACACTAGAAAGAGCTGTTAATGATCCTGATTTTTTCCTTAACACCTCTACACACTCTTCTTCTGTTTCATGCATATGACGCAAATCCTCATGTTGTCCTTCCATTGACCATTTGATGAGTTGGAACAGTTTCTCAATTAGTTGAGAATCATTTTCACCTATTGATATGATGAATTGGGTACTCAGCGTATACAAATACGTAGAAGCATTGATGGCCACTCCTTGGTCGACGTTCATCCAAGGATACGAATCATTGTCCTGATCTTCAATATCATCTAATATATCGGCTGATAAGATGAGAAGTTCAATCCCTGCTGACAATTGTGTAATCGCTTGCTTGTCTTGTCCGCCAAATGCCTCATAATGCTTGTAAGCCAATTGCCCAAAGGGAAATTCATTCTTTCTATCTGTAAATTCTAGAAGCAGTTGTTGTAAATCCTTCTGCCTGACTGCATGTTGAATAAAATCAGACATATTCTGCTTGATTTTTGTATTCTCTAGATAGTTTAGCATACTCGCTCTTGTACCTCACCCTTCCGCCTTTTATTTTACTAAAAAGACATGAGCAAATGTCCACTGACATCACTATTTAACAATTATATAATAATATATCCTTTTTTTGTATGTATTTGGATAAAAAAAAGACTTGATGATTATCAAGTCTTTAAGAAATTTTCACATATTCATATTTGTCGTATTGATCAATGCTTTTGTTAATGTTATGAAGAGAAGCCGTTGTTTCTCTAATTTCGTTTTCAAGTTTCCATAATAATTGTTTAAGTTCTTCGATTTCATACTTTTCCATCGATTCCACTCTCCTTTTTTGGAAGATCAATGTATTTGTGTATGGTGATTGGGTCATAAGTATTTGATCTGCTACTAACAGTGTAAATGTAATTGAGTATTTTTTCACCGAAAAGTATGCACAAAATGTGTGCGTGATACCGCAAAATTCAATAGGTCTTTTTTCATCATTTTCTGACTTTTCAAATCATACTTTTATCTCAATTTCAAAGGAACTGCGTCATTTTTGCGACAAGAATAGGCATCATTCGTCACACTTTTCTCACATCAGAACGTATGATCCCATCCATATCCTCGGTTTTGCGTGTTATAGGTCAGACGACAGACCCTATTGTGGACACCGCAATTTTTTGGCGACATTCACCGAAATTGACCGCAAAAGTACCTATTTTTATGTTGGATTTATAAAGATAGAAAGATCATTTTGATTCTTTATTCTGATTTTCTACATACATTTAAAACAGATATCCGTCCAATTTCACGTCAATGAGAGAAGAGGTGACCATATGTTTTACTATGTTCCTTATCCTGCTTTGCAGGTCCCCGCAATGAGCCATGCATCCCCGCGCACACCTATGACTTTTCCTCCAGTAGATGCCCACTCGTTTCAACGAGCCGCAAAAGAATCAGCCCGACTTGTTGCTGATGCTTCACTCATTACACAGCAGATTTCCAGCTCGCTTTCATTTGCACAGCGCATCATGGAGGCTGCTGAGCGCTCTGATTCGACAAGTGTCATCCGAATGCTGAAGCAAATCGGTGTGAAAAGTGGCATTGACATCCGCTTTAGTCCAGAAGGCATTCGTATCTACTTGTCTCTCGCCTCTAGCAGACTTTTTCTTCTTTTACAGTGGGCATAACAAAAAAAGCCGCTCTGACGTGAGCGGCTTTTCTTAAGATTCAAACATTTTATGACACCATTCAATGGCTTCTATATAACAGCCGTAGGCTTCTTGCTTCGGGAGTTCCCCATTTAACATCTCATCATCCCATTCATTTCGTTCAATCCGTTTGGCTACACCTAGCACAAATGAATAATCATTTTCATAGCCAAGCAGTGCCTCACCAACTTCATCAGAAAGCGGCAGCTCTTTCACAAGTTCTGTAATATCTGCCCTGACAAGCGTATCAATGAGAGAAAACATACCTGTCAGCATATAAGAGGCTGGGTGCTCTCGTTCAGTACGACTCGCAATCAGTTCACACGTTTTCGCCCGAATGAATGACATTTTGATAATTTCTTTTTGGCTTGAGTTGGCTTGGACATTCAGTTCTTTAAATGAAAGAATAAAGATCCAGCGCCGAATTTCATTAAACCCAAGCAGGATAATCGCCTGCCGGATACTTTTGATTTGATAAAGACGTCTCATGCCGCCTGAATTCAGCATTTTTAATAATTGATATGACAGCGAAAGGTCACTTTCAATAAAATGGGTCACGACCTGGATATTCGGCTGTTCCTTGCTCAGCTCATTTAAGAGCTGGTGGTACGCATGGAAGCTGGTCGATAATGCTCGTCCTGATATGACACGAGGCTCGCTAAAGAAATACCCTTGAAACAAATGGAAGCCGGCTTCTAGCGCTTCTTCATACTCTCTTCGCGTTTCCACCTTTTCTGCAAGGAAGCGAAGTCGATATTTTTTATACGTATGTAGAATATTTCTTCGTTCTTCCGATGTGGTCTTCAGAAAGTCAATTTTTAAAATATCAATGCAATAGAGGAGTTCGTCAAGCAACTTGTCACTAAAATGTGTTCCGCTTAGAAAAAAATCATCAAGTGCAATCGTATATCCCCATTTTTTTAACTGCTTACATCTCATAATAAGTGCCGGGGTAATCGGTACATTTTCTAATATCTCGATTACAAGCTGATGTGGATCAAAATAGGTGAGCAGATCAGACGAAAGTAAGCTTTCGGTGAAATTAATGTAGCATCGTTTGCCCTCTGTCAATGTTTCGATACCGATATTTAAAAAGCTATTTATAATGAGGTCCGTTGTCGCTTGGTCACCGTCTTCAGCGCTATATGTATTGGTTTCACTATCTCTATAAAGCAGCTCATATGATACGACTTGTTCTTTTCTGTTAAAAATAGGCTGTCTCGCAACAAACACCCTCAACTGCTCCAATCCTCCTTTATGCAATGACAAACAAGATGTGCTTTCAGTATACCAAATGATTGTGCTTATGGTTCACTTTGAATCGGTCAAAAAATAAAAAAAGAGATCACCCGGCTTGATGATCTCCTTTTCTTCCAATTAGCTTTCATAAAGCTCTTTTTTAATTTTATTTTTCACGTCATGGATAAACTGCATCTTGTTATCCCAGCATTTTTGACTCAAATCGACTGGATATTCTTCTGGTTTGCTGATTCGTTTATATTCCTCCCAGAAAAGTCCGAGGCTATCCTGCACATAGGCTTGAATCGTTTGAATATCCGGATTGTCATATACAAGTTTTCCTTGTTCGAAAATAGGGACATGAAGATCCTTAGCCACAAAGTTTGTAACAAATTTGCTGATAAATGTATGCACAGGGTGGAACATTTTCAGTTTATCCTCACTATGAACATCTTCCTCTTCGAGCGCAATGTAGTCACCCTCAGAATGATGATTCAATTGATTGATGATGCGGTACACACGTTTACGTCCTGGTGTTGTCACTTTCTCTGGGTTAGACGAAAT is drawn from Bacillus pumilus and contains these coding sequences:
- the comX gene encoding competence pheromone ComX: MNIQNIIAYLIKNPGVVDELISGNASLIHADAQTTAAIIQGVKKEYMNAKYIWEY
- a CDS encoding polyprenyl synthetase family protein, giving the protein MLNYLENTKIKQNMSDFIQHAVRQKDLQQLLLEFTDRKNEFPFGQLAYKHYEAFGGQDKQAITQLSAGIELLILSADILDDIEDQDNDSYPWMNVDQGVAINASTYLYTLSTQFIISIGENDSQLIEKLFQLIKWSMEGQHEDLRHMHETEEECVEVLRKKSGSLTALSSVLGVYLATRKINSTVESYSICYGVAEQISNDFFALFSKTNGDFLKKQTLAFSYLQRGFNDASQELLTFFSGRLDESEQKSFQLKQKLLEAGLTQYMVSMREIMLLKMRQGIEQLDLPKTNKEQLYAFMTKEGND
- the degQ gene encoding degradation enzyme regulation protein DegQ, producing MEKYEIEELKQLLWKLENEIRETTASLHNINKSIDQYDKYEYVKIS
- a CDS encoding inner spore coat protein → MFYYVPYPALQVPAMSHASPRTPMTFPPVDAHSFQRAAKESARLVADASLITQQISSSLSFAQRIMEAAERSDSTSVIRMLKQIGVKSGIDIRFSPEGIRIYLSLASSRLFLLLQWA
- a CDS encoding EAL and HDOD domain-containing protein, giving the protein MRVFVARQPIFNRKEQVVSYELLYRDSETNTYSAEDGDQATTDLIINSFLNIGIETLTEGKRCYINFTESLLSSDLLTYFDPHQLVIEILENVPITPALIMRCKQLKKWGYTIALDDFFLSGTHFSDKLLDELLYCIDILKIDFLKTTSEERRNILHTYKKYRLRFLAEKVETRREYEEALEAGFHLFQGYFFSEPRVISGRALSTSFHAYHQLLNELSKEQPNIQVVTHFIESDLSLSYQLLKMLNSGGMRRLYQIKSIRQAIILLGFNEIRRWIFILSFKELNVQANSSQKEIIKMSFIRAKTCELIASRTEREHPASYMLTGMFSLIDTLVRADITELVKELPLSDEVGEALLGYENDYSFVLGVAKRIERNEWDDEMLNGELPKQEAYGCYIEAIEWCHKMFES